DNA from Pomacea canaliculata isolate SZHN2017 linkage group LG9, ASM307304v1, whole genome shotgun sequence:
TTACTCTTCAGCATCATGTTCTTAGCTCTTGACCTCGCTGCCCTTGTGCATTTTGATGCAGCAATCTTTTTCTCGGTAAAAATGCAGTCTCTCTTCTTATACGTATGTTATGGAATATCCACATTTAAAAATAGGTGAAGGGAAATCTAAAAGACTtgaaatatattcatacatCATCGAGAATAAACTAATCTAAAATATAACCAAGTGTTTTTAAAGGTTATTTAGCAAAATCATTAGGAGTGATTTATGCTTTGTGCAACCATCTACTTTTAATGGGAAGCTGGTAGCATTAAGTATGCCATACTGGGAAAGATCAATGTTAGCAACattgagaagaaaataaagataaagtacCCCTCAAAACCTAAGCTGAGAAATGGCAGGATTAGAACTGCAGCTGTGATCTAACACTTCATAGCTGACATTATACAAAGATGCCATTCAGAATCAAACTGCTAACTTCTAGATGGCAAGTAATGCTCAACAATGAAGAAGCTGCAGAAAAGTATGCTgccaaagatattttttttaaaatcttgtccAGATGgcatttaaaatacattctaCATCAGATCATGAAAGTTTTTTAGTTGTTTACACAGTCACTTAAGgtcaaacaaaatataacatgTACAGTAGTATGATTATGCCAAGCATAATAATCACATGTATCAGAAATGGTGCACAAACTGTATTATGGCTGCCACTGGAAGACAACCCAAGTATAATCTGTCtcgcacatacacgcacactgGTGCTTGCCCCCTCCCCCTGCTAGTTTCTGTTTTTAAGGCCTCTTGTCTGCAGCTCAAAAATATAATAGTACATAAATGTAACAAAGATGATGCAACTTTTGTTGCagctcaataaaaaaaacattcagcaaAGCAATGACCACGTCTTTTGGTCAATGATCAAATTTAGCATAAAACAATGCCCTACCAATGGTAAAATTTTGGGGTCAAAAAGACAGCTGTGTCTTGTAAACTTGAACCGGTATGATATGAAATGCAATACACTAATGATACTACTCCTGTTGAAAAACTTTGGCAGTGACATAAACGTACATTTTAGTACACAACTTTAGAGCACACAGAgtaaaatgcaatttttataATTACCTGCAGCTAAATTAACAAGTACTTAGGAGTAATTAAAGATGTTTCATACCCTATGTCAGTAATGTATTTGAACACAAATGGAAGCACAAAGCACTTCACTCACATGGAAAACAGTGACAAATCTCCCTGATAAGTACTTCGTTTTGACCTAAGTACTGCCAGACTAGACCTATATTATCTCTCCACAACCATAGTAACCAGGAATGCCATCATAAAACTATGATGAGGCTAAAGGTTAACGGTCAGTAGAGACTCAGTGGGAGAAACAGGTTCATGAAGATGCCAATCACAATGTCTGAGCAGGAAAGTACAATAAGCACACAAAGCATCTGTACCTGCAAAAGACTTTCTCttgattttaaacattaatcTTGTTACAACTAGTAGTTCTGCCCAAAATACAGCATCGGTGATATctgattcaaaaataaatacagctGGTCACGCTTGTAGCTTCATTTACAGAAAAGTTCTCAGAACATTCTTTCCCCAAAAGTGCAAGATGAGAAAGAAATCCTATCTGCCCTTAGTGTGACTTAATCAGACAATTTTCAAGAAAGAGCCCGCCTGTAAAACAATAGATAAGCATTCTGCCGAACCTCTGATGTTGTTAGTTCATACTCTATGTTAACTTTGGTGACTGCTTCATCATCAAAACGATACCACTGGTCATCTGCACACAGACAATAGCTGATGTAGTGTCCATGATTGGTGCACTCAGCACCTAAGTGAAGGCACAGACCATAAAGATCATAAGTCTGCATGCCACTACCCCCTGCTGGTGCCGTCAAGTCTTCCCGTTGAGTTACATTGTCATATACCAAGGCATGGAGATCAAGCCCTTTCAGTCGCACACTCACTGGGGCACGTAACTTTGTAGGACGACCCAGATGTGTATTAAAAAGAAAGCGTTTTAGTTGAATGATGAGACATTCTGGCAGCTGCCTAAGAAGGCAGCGACGCTGAACATCCCCCGTGTAAGGCAAGGTTTTACCACTGTTGGATTCCCTGATAGGTGTGGATGTTTTGAACACACTGTCGCTGAAGCCACTGTCGTTGATAAACTCATGTTGTCCTAAGATGGGAGACACTGCAGAAGAGACATGGCTGAATGGAGACTGAAGTGCTGAATCTGCTTCTGAGAAGCGAACATTACCCCGCAATTTTGAGGTCACTTGTGGGGTAGCTGCCAAGCTTCCTGCTGCTCCAGCTCCACGCAGCTGCTGTGGAGCTTGATGGGCATCCCACGCAGCCCCCGCACCCACCAGATGTTCAATGTGGCAAAATGATGTGAAGCAATCTTCAAGAAGTACAAGACCAGAAACATGGCGTGGGGATGCCAGTGGCACAGGTAACATGTTGAAAGACTGAAGGGAAACCGAGATGCGATTGTTGCTAAGGCAGAGAGATGCTTCCACCAGCTGCCCGGTGAAAAGGGCATCTACAATGGATTCATTCAACTGTTTGTGCAAAAGCCATTCTAAGTCCGACAATCTCTGGATGGCTTCTGCATATGAGTCATTCTCCAATCCATTAGCAAGCTCAATCTGAAACACCAAGAGGAAATGTTAAGCAGAACACCTACAGCATTAAGAGTAcgtcaggtaaaaaaaaaaacaaaacaaaaaacccccaaactcAACAGAATCGTTACTTAAATTGCAAGAAACGTCATCATTCAGTGCAAAAAATAAAGGCTCTTATAAAGTCCTGGTTATCACCTGTTCTGTTTTACAACTTAAGGAATCTGTACACAAAACTGCAGCTTGGCAATTAAAGGCGGTCCTCGACTTATGACGTTTTGTTCCTACGTCACATCGTAAACCaattttcgctgtaagtcggaacatacgtacatactgtacgtaaataacatactgtaagcacttatcctatcttAACACCTATCTAaacacagtaattataaaaaaacacataaaaaatatgtttaataataacaCGAACACAAAGTTCGCGTTACGATGTTTACGATGCAAAACCACTTAAGccgaaacaaggctttatacagtaaatgggagatgtgttgCAACCACAAAACATCGTAACTTGGGACTGACGTAACCTGAGGACCGCCTGTAATGCACTAATTATTATATGTATAGTGtgatacatatataaatgtaatactttattttgaattctGATTAATACTTATAATTTTCTATCATAATATAGTGAAGGGATCTACCCTATTGGGTTTCAACCTTACACACAGGTGGACCAATAACTGAAGGCAGTAAAAATACAATGCAACCAtcttatcataattattatgtaCATAAAATGTAAGCAGCAACTGCAGCGAACACTGAACCGGGCTAGTATACCATAAAGCTACATTTGGtgtacaatatataaaaaagacTAATGTTTGTTCATTGGGTCACAAGTCATTTCGACCCAAAACCATGTTGCCTCAGCCATGCTGCCCATCTGTCCCAGTCTAATCAATCCTGCAAGCTGACCAGTGACCATTACTAGTGCCACCTACCAAAGATAGCTGGGATGACTTTTAATCCTGCTGACTTAAGTGACTAAGTGGATATTAACTTTCCTTAATCTCTTGCCTAACTGACCTAGCGATTAAATATCCTTCAGCTCATTCTTCTCTGACTGTGGCTCAAACCTCAGCCTGGTGGCATGGGGACAATCCTGATAGCTCTATCAAACGCTGAAGCTTAGCCTGACTTCTTTCTGACAAGCTACAGCTGTCAACCTTGTGTAATGCATCCAGACAGCTGTTCTAAGCAACTCTTTTGTTTACACAAGTCTATCCCTATGTATAAGTGCAAGGGTCTTTGGCTtctctaaaattattttattgagaTCTCACTTGCATACCCAACAATGACCATATAATGACATAAAGACATGTAAGGCcttaaataaaaacttatcCCTAAAatttaccatttaaaaatacaactacataataacttttatttttatctggaCACCCAACAACCTGATGGCATTTCCCCAAAACTTACTGCTCTCAAGCAAGCTTCTTTTAGCTCTTTGGCAGTAGAAGGTGTCAGATCCCCATAGATCCTGCGAAGCTCTGTCAGCTGGGCATTAGTAAACCTGTCTTCACCTGCCCCAGAATCTGCTCCTTATAACACCAAATGAGTGCCATTAAAAGTATgcatcagtttattttaaaaaaaaacacaaaaacaacaaaccaacaaagaaatatcttttaattaACAATGTAAAGTTCTTTGTGGCTTGAACAAAATAATCTTGATGAAGGCATAATTAGATTTATTATAAATTCAACCTATATgctttgacaatttttttagaaTGGATATAAACTGTTTGATTAGGGTGATCAAGAAAGCAAGATCACTAGctctatattatatatatactaactGTATATCATACTAGCTTATATTCCACTAGATGATTTATAAATACTGACCACAAAGTAATCTAAACACACCGACTACTAGGTGATCTTTATATCAGAGCTGTAAAGTTTAAAGCTGCAAGCATTATCACAAATCTCCCACCACCCACTACATCACCATGGGCCGAAATTACATCGCGCAGCTAGGTCACTTAGGGGCCATCAAAGGTTTGCCCAGCCCTTATGTGCAGCAAAGGTTGAGCTGTGTGTCAAGTTGTGGCTGCGCTAGCGGGTGATTCCACCCGTAAGTGTGGAGGCGGCCCTCCCCGCCTCTAGTTCGCGGGAGGCTCGCTAAAGATGGCTGCGGCCTACTTGATGCTGTATGAAGCGGATAGAAATCTTCGCAGAAACAGATTATTTCGCGATCGAACTAATCCCATTGATTCATGGAATTATTTAGCACTCTATCGAGGATTAAGATTTCAACAtaatgacatcctggagattGTCGATGACATACAAATGGACTTAGTAATTACAAATCGGGGGCGCAATGTCACACCtacattgcaagtgtgtcttgCCCTTCGTTTCTATGCAACGGGTGCCtttcagaatatgtgtgtgtgtgttttgtctgtgtgttctgATCAAGCAGGCGTCTCCCAAAGGCTGGCCGAATTATTAATCGAGTCAcgagaaactgagaaaactaCAAACCcttcagtgacagttgcttAGTTTTGATACAAATTACGCTGTCACTAGTGACAGCCTTTGAAGACATAtctgcacaaataataacaagtaggacgtacacaaatgttttatgtaagaagGAGCAGTATAAACTGATGATGCTTCTAATATATGTTGTACAATGCATTAGTGGCATCAACATGTATCAGGCTAGTTAGCATATTTGTCCAGTTTGCCTTTCTTGGCTTTTAATATGGCGGTATATTATCTTCACCTCTCTTCCCTTCTATtgctgacaatgacataaaCATAGACATGTGTGGCCTATTTCAGCTGAATTGTAATAAACAAAGGTATGCAGTAccaatgttgtcattttatctaCAGACTAAAGACTTCGTATGCTATACTCACAAGCGTTTCTCACAAACACTCAGTTCTTTTCAGTCGGTTTAAGACACTTGCTAGTCACTGTCATCAACACTGATTTTCATGCCTTCTCAAATactatttgcaaaaaaaaaaaaaaagggaaatcaTGGAAacatatatagtatatataccaTACGCAGAAAATGCAGCGTATTTCAGCTTTTCGCCAAGAACCCAAtgtgaaaagattttaaattgttctcTGATTCTTGGGGAAAACCCGTTCATGTACTTAAGTTGGTTTGCGTATGCTCACAGGTGGAATTCCCTAGGTATTTCTTCAAGGTCAGGATGTCAAGGCCACATATAGAAATGTTAATGGCCAGATAGCTGAGCTGCGGTCAAACGGGTGACCAGCTCGGATGCGTGGCGCTTGCCTGGTGACCTGTCAGCTCTTGGGAGGTTTAGCGATGCGGAAAATGCCGGTAGGATGAAATTTCGGCCCCATGTCCAAAAACTACCCGCTAGTTGCAGAAGAAAACTAGTTGCCAAGAAAGTGCTTTTGCCAAATCATTTTTATCAGGCCTTGAACAGGAATGGCAAATgaacattagttttttttttctttatctccaGCATGAAAGAATAATTATGGTATGCTTCTGAAAATTATGGCTGAGTGTGTTACTGTGTGGATGATTAAGGCtgactgtatttttattgtagtttattACTTATGGCAGTTCATAGAGATGCTCAAACAAGGGTGGAGATACTAAGGAGTGGTGGAAATTACTTACCACATGACAATGCCTGCCTGTTTTTGTTAAGAATCCCATGAACTGTGTCCAGAAGCCACATTAAAAATTCTGCAGCATCCTGCTGCCTCTGAGGCTGACCGACTGGAGCCACAAGAGAACCGTTTAGAGCTGAAGCAGCCTGTCGAAAAGCAGCTGTGTCTAGAACACTGGTATCCAGACTATCTGGCTCTGCAGTTAAAAGATCCAACAGTTCAGCCAGCCTGGACAAAAGCAAGGATTCTGACACAGTGCATTCTAGTTCTTTGGCAGCATCTACAGTGAGACACTGAGCCAGGTAGGGACTACGTGCTAAGCACTGCAACACTGCATTAATGAAGCACAGATTCTGCCCATTGTTTTTCAGTCCTGGTGGCATAGAGCACGATGGATCTCCAAATCCTAACACATTCATAAATTTAGTTTTGATGGCATTTGCTCCACTACTAGCTAGCCCTAGAGATGGGCTAAGCATAAAAGAACCTGTTGGTCGCAGGGGTCTGCGCCTCAACTCGCCACCAAACCACTTTGAGCTTGCAGTGGTAGCGCTGACTCCATCTCCCTGATTAGTCCTTTGTGGCAACTTGACCTGTCCTGAAAACAAGCTCATTGCTGAATGTATCAGTCCTGGATTACTGCTTGGAGCTGGAGCTGAAGATGTTGGGTTAGAGCTGGACCACAACATCCCTGCTCCAGGCATACTTTTATGAATCAAACCAGAGGGTGAGTGTGGTGATGAGGGTGAATGCGGTGATGTCCCAGCTGATGGCACATTCTGCCCTGGAAGCAAGGTGACATTGGGTGGATATCCCCTAGTAGGCAGGATGTGGGGATACCCAGCTGGTCCTTGGGCAGATGGTGAAGGTGGAAAGGCACCCAGTGCAGGAGTCATGAGAGCTGTGCCTGCAGCAGAAAGCGAAACGTTGGCTTGCTGCTTTGCCTGCTGGGCCTGCATTTGACGCATGCTCTCCTCATGTTGTTGATAGTCTTCCCACCAAGTCATCCATGATGACCACCATCGCTGCACATCTACACGGCCATGAAGTTGTGTGTACACCCCAGTTGTGATAGCCAGAACCAGCAGAAGGTATGGTGTGTGATCTGTCCAGTAGACAATGGCACATAGAGCCAACAGTACTCCAGACTCATATAACCAAATAGTTCGTTTTTCAGCATCATTCCTGCAaaatcaatatttcattttttagaaaaatatcaGCATCACTCTGCTGTTTATGCATTATAAAAGAGGTACTTTCGTCATCAAATCTAAATATAAATGTCAATTAACATCATTGCAAAATGCCAATAGTCTGTTTATTATAGTAAACTGAATACTGTAAAGCCAACGGAACATTTTAGTTTGATACCTTAACTCATATTTAAGACAACTCTTTAGCAAATATCCCAGTTTCTGAAATACCGAAGGTGGCAACTTCTATTACCTAATTGTTGCTGAACATTATTCACTTGATTGcatgaagaaaatgcattttctacTTGTAACAATGTTTGGGTAAACTTTCATTAGAGTAGGGACCATCAACTGTGAACTCCCCTTCTCATGGTCGGCCACATCGGCCTCTGACTGTCGCGATACCTGTCTAGCTCCCTAATTCAGCACCAGTATCCAGTCGGTGGCAATGAAAACAAACGCTAGTATCTGGGCTAAGTGTACCAGTCTTCCAGTTAACATTTGTACCCCTTTTTTGTCCAGCTCAAGGTCGGGTATCACTCCAGGGCGACCACTGCCCtctttaatgtctttattaCTAGCTTTGGCCCTGTTTAAATGTGAACTCCCCTGAATAGGTCCAAGGTCAAAGAATGACGAAAGACGCCCCACATGTAGGACGAGGCCAATGGGCCTGGACTATGTAGAATCTTCACTTTTCCAAGCTGCAGGCTGGCGATCGGAGGTCCGTCTTGAGGAGACGGATAAAAGTGTCTGCTGGACTTAGTTTAGGTATAGCGGGAAGTTTACCACAGCGTGAAGTTAGATTGTTGATGTTCCTAAAGTAGTGATTGGTGAACATAGGATTGTGAACATCAAACAGTGATTATAGTACAACTGTGAACATTGAATTACTGCGTGAACATTTATGAGACGAGCAACAGCCAGGAGAGGTAAGTTTTTAAGAATCTAAATCTGAATCTAAATGTCAATTACTTTTTGATTATAAGTACTGTTTATTACATTctttgatttatatatatatattgatatatttacTGAGTtagtgttgtaattaggtgtgggCGAATGCTTGTTAAGAAAGTTATCCATTGCGCAACAGAGCCCACATTCCAACCTTTTACACTGcgctgtttttatttgtcaaatgTTTACTGTCATAGATTTCACGTTCTTAGTGTTATACTTATATTGTCTCGTCGTCATCACCGTTTTATTCACGATGAGTACGccatttaactttattttcgCTAATCAACAACTTAATAAGCTTTTGCCAGCATCATGTAGTGAATATCTAATTTTTTCCTATTAGAAAAGTTAAAAGCACTTTGTTGACTTGTACGTGTTCCTATTACTTAGATAACTACTGGCAGTTGAAACAGATGCACGTGCTGAATGTCTGTATACTTACGTGGCTTCTCGCAGAGGGGCCTTGGCCACCACATCAACCAACACGAAGAAAACGAACTCCAGGATCAAATTCCTGATCAACCAGAGAAACGAAGCTACAACCCACcacatgtttctctctctatcaTTTTACACGGGGCAAACCTGCATGCTAAATTCAGGATACATTGTGTGTGAGGTagtgtatttgtttgtatacACACAGAGAGCGCCGGTCAGCCGCCCTCAGTTCAAATTTCGGCACCAAGATGGCGGCTAATGAAATGCACCTGCGCATGACCGACAACACGGAATTGTGGGATCAAAGAGCACCTTCCCAAGATGGCTGCTTTCGTCAAACTTATACATTTCGCCGACTTACaaagtaagataaaaaaaagagggacatatttataatgttatttattttcataactATGATTTCAAGCATGTGGTGAAAACTATGTTGAAGCTAACTTTAGACCTTCAACTGTcgtaaatatttttgctgtgtatTTGAAGGAATGTCTTAACTAAGTTGTTGCTGCATGgcttataaacttttttaagtAACTTATTGGGACCTTTCAGTCTTATATTGATTAAATCTTATATCCTTCCCTAGGTGAATATTTCATTATAGAATAATCAAATTGTGaatataaacttgaaatttcGACTGATTCTTTTTAGAAGTAAAGTCTATGACAACGTAGACAACTAGTAATAGTATGACATACGAAATCGCCAGCAGTTTGCACGACGATGAAATGGTATTCATTTAGCCCATGAGGAGAGTCGGAAGACGGACAGTTTTGAATGTATAACATATACAgactttgtttattgttatcaATTTAATAGCACCTTGCTTTCATTGTCTTATTTGgtcacattttaatttttttatctgttcagTAATACCTTGGTTAACGAACACAAACCGTTCCTGGAAGGTGGTCGTTAACTAAACAAAtttccccataagaaataaagaaattattgtcTTTTGGTTCCCAGTCCCAATTTTATCctattaacattaataaaatcaCCTATCATGATTGGAAAGGCTAAATatgagtaaataaatttaaaaactaacagcagggagataaaataataaataaataattttaaataatacatgaTCGTACTAATGCGTTTTGCAACACTAGCTCCTTtaattactttcttctttttcaataTTGTCAAGATTGTTGACTTGGACATCTTGTATTCTGCTGCAAGGTCGGACACCCACTCCGTTTTCGTGCTTTGGAATGATTTCCTTTTTCAACTCAATCATAGGTCTTTGCCTCTTTACTTCACTTCCACTACTACTCCTTACTTTTTTTGGAGCCATTATGAagggttatatatataaattcttaAGGAAAGTTACAAAAACACTCGAATGTAGCTCAATAAATATCAGCAACTGACTAAAACGACGCCTGAACAGCGAGTGAGGCTTGGATCAGATCGGGTGACTTGAGGATGCTTGGCGTCGCTGTTGCTAACCAAATTTTTGTCGTTAACAAAGGCAAATTTTTAGGGAAATTTTCGGTGGTTATCCAAGTTGTACATTAACGAAAGTGTTAACCAAGGTTTCTCTGTATTTTGTTAGGTAGctgtagagcaggggtgggcaattaattttcccaaggggccggatgagaaactggaatggttctagagggccggatgagaaactgggatggttttagagggccggactaatatagttaactcagttttacccaatactgtatatatagtatatttactggtgggcggccagcgggcgggccggtcagagacagggcccgcgggccggcgtttgcccaggtctgctgtaGAGGGATGAATTTGCtttaatgaaatttgtttttggcAATATGGAGAAAAGCATTTGTATTTCTAGTTATTCCCTTACCTTCAGTCAAAAGTCTCACTGAGACACACTGGAACTGGAAT
Protein-coding regions in this window:
- the LOC112572507 gene encoding uncharacterized protein LOC112572507; amino-acid sequence: MWWVVASFLWLIRNLILEFVFFVLVDVVAKAPLREATNDAEKRTIWLYESGVLLALCAIVYWTDHTPYLLLVLAITTGVYTQLHGRVDVQRWWSSWMTWWEDYQQHEESMRQMQAQQAKQQANVSLSAAGTALMTPALGAFPPSPSAQGPAGYPHILPTRGYPPNVTLLPGQNVPSAGTSPHSPSSPHSPSGLIHKSMPGAGMLWSSSNPTSSAPAPSSNPGLIHSAMSLFSGQVKLPQRTNQGDGVSATTASSKWFGGELRRRPLRPTGSFMLSPSLGLASSGANAIKTKFMNVLGFGDPSCSMPPGLKNNGQNLCFINAVLQCLARSPYLAQCLTVDAAKELECTVSESLLLSRLAELLDLLTAEPDSLDTSVLDTAAFRQAASALNGSLVAPVGQPQRQQDAAEFLMWLLDTVHGILNKNRQALSCGADSGAGEDRFTNAQLTELRRIYGDLTPSTAKELKEACLRAIELANGLENDSYAEAIQRLSDLEWLLHKQLNESIVDALFTGQLVEASLCLSNNRISVSLQSFNMLPVPLASPRHVSGLVLLEDCFTSFCHIEHLVGAGAAWDAHQAPQQLRGAGAAGSLAATPQVTSKLRGNVRFSEADSALQSPFSHVSSAVSPILGQHEFINDSGFSDSVFKTSTPIRESNSGKTLPYTGDVQRRCLLRQLPECLIIQLKRFLFNTHLGRPTKLRAPVSVRLKGLDLHALVYDNVTQREDLTAPAGGSGMQTYDLYGLCLHLGAECTNHGHYISYCLCADDQWYRFDDEAVTKVNIEYELTTSEVRQNAYLLFYRRALS